TCGCACGATCATCGCACAAAAGACCTGATCAAGACCAACTTCGGCTCACTCTTTGGCCGGGGACTGGCGATCTTTCTCTTCTGCTACATCCTGACACTGATCCTGTTTATCACCTTCGACTACCTCTGCTACACCCTGCTGGAGTTCCCGATCCTGATTGGACAGATCCCATACCTGCTGGATCCGAAAACCGCCGATGATACACTGATCAATATCATGCTGCTGATGACGACAGACCCCCGCGTGCTGGCCATGCTGACGGCATTCATCCTGCTGGTCTATCCCATTGGCCGCCTGGCCTGGTTCTTTACTTATATCGATCTGCGGGTGCGTCTGGACTGCTGGGATATGGAACTCCGTATGACCGAAGTCTCTGAGAATCTGACATTCAAGGAGGTTTCGTTATGACAGCCTCTCGAGTTCGCCTCCAGAGCAGAGTCTCCCTGATTCTCAGTCTGGGAATCCTCCTGCTGACCCCGGTGTTTCTCGCTGCACAGCAGGAAAATGATTACACCGATCTGTCATCTCCTGACCAGGTGATGCTGAAGCAGGACATGCAGGAGATTCTGAAACGGCCCGAATTTCGACATCTGACCCGCGAACGCGAACTCACTCAGGAAGCCGACGTGGATCTGAACGACTGGATCAAAGATTCTCCCCGACAAAGCAGCTATGACACCTCTGCCATCTCCGGTGTTGCCGGATTGATTTTCCTCTACCTGTCGTATGCTGCTGTGATTTGTGCCTGTCTCCTGGTTCTGTTCCTGCTCGTAAAAGCAGTGACTGGCTTTAAGCTTTCCAGAGAGCACAACATGAAATCCGACAAAACCCAATTGCAAGGGGAGATGGTGCTGGAGGAACATGTCTCGCCCGCTGAATTAGCGGCAGCCACTTACCTCGAACGGGCACAGGAACTCGCCCGATCCGGTAACTACCATCAAGCCATCATCCAGCTACTGTATGGATCCATGAGCTTCATTGAACGCTCGGGATGGATCCGGTTCCGAAAAGGATTAACTTATCGCGATTACATGCGTGCGGCACGCCCGCATGGCCTGGCCGGTGAATCACTGCGTCAGATGATTCGCACTTATGAACCCCTGGGATTCGGCCGTCGGGTCGCAACCCGAGAACACTTTGAAAGTACACTCCAGCATTATGAATCAGCCTTCCAGAAAGAAACGTGAACGCAGAAATGCGGGCTGGTTCTGGCTGGCCGCACTCTGTCTGCTACTTCCTTTGCACCTCTGGTTTCCGGAGTTCGGTACCGGTGCGCTGGACGATTCCTACAGTTCCTCCGCCAGCGGGAAAAAAGCATTTTATCTCCTGCTCGATCATGAATCGTTTCAAACGGAACGCAACCGGACTCCTCTAAGCGTCCTGCTGCAAACACTCGATTATGACGAAACCGTCTGCATCCTCGGGCCGGCCCGCTATCCCAGTCCACTGGAATGGTCGTCTCTGCTGGCCTGGGTCGAAGAGGGCGGGCGACTGGTCATCTCAGCCAATCCAAAACATCCGCAATTCCAGGTGGAACCGCTGGAACTCAGCGTGGAATATCTCGATGAAGTGGAACGGGAGAACATGCCCCGTGTTGAGAAAAAAGAGGAAGACAAAGAGGAATCCGATCTCAGTCTACTGATGAAAGGCGAACATGACCTGATCGAAGCCCAGGCCTCTACCGTGTTTTCTGATGTCCCTTCACTCGTCTGGGATACCAATGCACGGGTGACCTCCGCAACGGGTCAGGCTCTGGTCACTGCAGGAGAGACCCAGCAGGCCGTCCGACTGCATCATGGCTTGGGAACAGTTGTTGTCTCCGCCTCCTCGGAAATCTTTTCAAATCAGTCCATGGTAGATGGCGGCAGCGTTGCGGCATTTCGGCTCATTGAGGCTGCCGGACCTCCCGAGTATTTTGTTGTTGATGAATCGCTGAATGCTTCAGGAACTTCCAAAGTCGTCGCCCTGCTGATCGATCCGACCTTCCGCCCCCTGACAATCCAGCTGCTGATCACACTGCTGATTTTCGGCTGGTGGAGAAACAATCGTTTCGGGCCGATCCTCTCTTCTCACATTCTGCCCCGGCATAATATTGTTTCGCATACCGATAACGTCGGCAATTTACACTATAAAAAAGCCAACGGGCGTGCTTTACTATTCGCGTATATCAAGCAGCTGTTTTCCGAACTGAACCTCAGGCATTTCCGTGGTGAGGAACATCGTGTACTCGATCCCATCGCGAGACGTTTGAATGAAGATCCAAAGCAGATCAAAAAATTCCTGAAACAGGCTGCTCAAATCGCGAAGAGTAAAAAAGTGAATCGCCATCAGATGGGTGAGCTGATTCGAAAACTGTCAAAAATCAGACAGGCTGCTTCGCCTGGGAAATATCAGAAGAAATAATGAAAGCCCATTTGTGATTACCTACCATTCGATCGCCAAAGTCGGTGACATTCCGGAAGGAGAAGGACGCGCTTATCATCTCGAAGGCCTGATGATCGCCGTCTTCCTCAAAGAAGGCCAGTATACCGCCATCAATGATTTCTGCCCTCACCAGGGAGCGCCCCTCTCAACCGGCTATGTCGACGAAGAGGGAGCGGTTACCTGTCCCTGGCATGCCTGGCGATTCTGTATCAAAGATGGCACCTGGCTGGACAATCCCAAATCAAAATTACAGGTTCCCGTATACCCGCTGCGAATCGAAGGGGATGACATCCAGGTGGGACTGGAGCTCCCTGAAGAAGAGGCCCCATCGACTCCCGCCGACTAAAACTCGCAGGAGCCCCCCGGTTCCAATACCACCGGTTCGGCTGTGGTCTGGCTTCGTACCTGATGAGCCCACGCAGCGGCGTCTTGTTCAATCAGGGGCCAGGTATTGTAGTGCATGGGGATAACCCGTTTGGGTTCGATCAGTTTCGTCGCCCGTACGGCATCTTCCGGTCCCATAGTGAAGTTATCGCCGATCGGCAGGATCGCCAGGTCAACGCCTTCTTCACCAATCAGCTTCATGTCGTAAAACAGACCGGTATCAGCGGCAAAGTAAATCGTTCCATCATCCAGTTTTAAGAGGATACCACAGGGGCTGCCGCCGTTGCTTCCGTCCGGCAGCATTGATCCATGATGGGCGATCGTCAGCTTGACGGTCCCAAACTCATGTTGATAGGAACCACCGATGTGCTGAGGGTGCACATTTTCAATCCCCTGTTTCCCCATCCAGTCGATGATTTCGAAATTGGCAACCACCAGCGCTTTGGTTCGTTTCGCGATCTCAACGGTATCCCCGACATGATCGCCGTGTCCGTGACTGACAATGATCGCATCAGCCTCGAGGGCATCGGCGGAGACGCTCGCGCTGGGATTCCCTGTCAGAAAGGGATCCAGGAGGATGGTTTTACCATTGGTTTCAATCTGAAAGGAGGAATGTCCCAGCCAGGTAATCTTTGTTGCCATGCTTGCCTCGAAGGTAAAGAGAAAGGAGTGATCCTGATTTCCGTACCTGCAAGATACAACAGATCGAAGTCCAATTTCAAGCAGTCGGTTTCATTCGCTGTGCACTGAGCCAGATCGCTCCCAGTAGAAAGCAGACCAGTGCAAAGTTCCCCAACCAGTCGGAGAGGAACAACCAGCCGATCAGCCCCACCAGAGACACGATGATACCGCCCCATTTTCGGAGCACAATCGAATCTCCGTAGCGGGTGACAATCAGAATCAGAAAGATCAGCATCCCTGCCCAGAAGATCGTCCAGACCAGGGCGGAACCGAAGGCAAACGTATTTTCAGGCCGGACCTTGAGCGCCAGTTTGGGATGCCCATTGACCTTGGTGAATTCCAGCTTGTGTCCCTTCAGGGGAATATCAAACTTCAGTGAAATCCCGCCTGCTTGCGTCCAGCCGGCCTGTTGGCTTACCTGCCCCTTTCGTATCGTCAATTCACCCAATTCTTTCGCATCTCTTCCGAATTTCATATCGTTAGAGTACGTATCGGCGAGTGCTTCTTCGACATCATTTAATTGATTCCAGACATTTTTTTCTTTGGAATTTGTGATTGCCTCATTTCTCGCGTCTCGTTTGTCGAAGCGGGCTTTCCAGTCTTTTATTACCTGTTCAGGATTCTGGTTCGTCCCTCCCCCAAAACCGCCAGCCATTCCCGGCCCTTGTGGAGTAGATGACTGACCAGGCATCGCCTGTTGTTGCTGCAATTCCTGCTGAGGCATCGCAAAATCATTCGCATTCTGCAGGCTCTGCTGACG
The nucleotide sequence above comes from Gimesia sp.. Encoded proteins:
- a CDS encoding DUF4129 domain-containing protein, encoding MTASRVRLQSRVSLILSLGILLLTPVFLAAQQENDYTDLSSPDQVMLKQDMQEILKRPEFRHLTRERELTQEADVDLNDWIKDSPRQSSYDTSAISGVAGLIFLYLSYAAVICACLLVLFLLVKAVTGFKLSREHNMKSDKTQLQGEMVLEEHVSPAELAAATYLERAQELARSGNYHQAIIQLLYGSMSFIERSGWIRFRKGLTYRDYMRAARPHGLAGESLRQMIRTYEPLGFGRRVATREHFESTLQHYESAFQKET
- a CDS encoding DUF4350 domain-containing protein, producing the protein MNQPSRKKRERRNAGWFWLAALCLLLPLHLWFPEFGTGALDDSYSSSASGKKAFYLLLDHESFQTERNRTPLSVLLQTLDYDETVCILGPARYPSPLEWSSLLAWVEEGGRLVISANPKHPQFQVEPLELSVEYLDEVERENMPRVEKKEEDKEESDLSLLMKGEHDLIEAQASTVFSDVPSLVWDTNARVTSATGQALVTAGETQQAVRLHHGLGTVVVSASSEIFSNQSMVDGGSVAAFRLIEAAGPPEYFVVDESLNASGTSKVVALLIDPTFRPLTIQLLITLLIFGWWRNNRFGPILSSHILPRHNIVSHTDNVGNLHYKKANGRALLFAYIKQLFSELNLRHFRGEEHRVLDPIARRLNEDPKQIKKFLKQAAQIAKSKKVNRHQMGELIRKLSKIRQAASPGKYQKK
- a CDS encoding Rieske (2Fe-2S) protein; its protein translation is MITYHSIAKVGDIPEGEGRAYHLEGLMIAVFLKEGQYTAINDFCPHQGAPLSTGYVDEEGAVTCPWHAWRFCIKDGTWLDNPKSKLQVPVYPLRIEGDDIQVGLELPEEEAPSTPAD
- a CDS encoding metal-dependent hydrolase — its product is MATKITWLGHSSFQIETNGKTILLDPFLTGNPSASVSADALEADAIIVSHGHGDHVGDTVEIAKRTKALVVANFEIIDWMGKQGIENVHPQHIGGSYQHEFGTVKLTIAHHGSMLPDGSNGGSPCGILLKLDDGTIYFAADTGLFYDMKLIGEEGVDLAILPIGDNFTMGPEDAVRATKLIEPKRVIPMHYNTWPLIEQDAAAWAHQVRSQTTAEPVVLEPGGSCEF